The Plasmodium vivax chromosome 12, whole genome shotgun sequence genomic interval AGGGTGGGAATAGCGGCATGTCTACACGTTTGGGGAATCTTTGGATGGCATCTCCCTACGAGGAGAACCACTCTAGAGAGGGAACAATTCGGGGAGCTCCTCCTTTACAGACATATATTAGGATGTCTCCCCGTTTGTTAGTAGCTACCCTACAGGTAGGCGCACTAAAGATACCCCCATGTAGGCGTGTAAAGACTCACCTCTGCATTTTCTCTATCCTCAGAATTTCATACTTGTCGCTCCCACGTATTTCGCTGGGCGCTCTGTATTTATGCTgcggtggggggagggggaataAGGCATTTCGCAGTAGCCATAGAGTAATAGCCCCAGAGTGGCATCCCCAGAGTGATACCCTAGAGTGATGGCGCCCTCCACACCAGTGGCGCTTACCTTTATCACcatttccttctccttcaaaTTTGCAAAGCGAGCCTCTATCTCCTTCTTATCATGCTCGATGTTTTTCTGTTGCAGAAATGAGAGGGGCAGGCAGGCGATGCCGTagctctgcggggggaggggagcgACACGAACGACGTGGAGGATAACCCAGGAGAACACTTATCCGAGTGATGGCTCAACTGAGTGGTGGCTCAACTGGGTGGGCATCTGTTTGACTCTCTGCCCCCACCCCTCAATTACCGTGTAGGTGACCCAAAAGGAAACGCCAATGAGGACAACGCACCCCATCAGAAATAAGATGGCCGACTCCCCCGCTGCAAAAGGGGTCGAAAAATTGGAGAAGTTTTTCGTCACCAGGGATTTGCCATTAAGCAACACTTAATAATGAAAGGCTATTAGTTTTGTCCCCCTTCGCGTAACTCATTATTCCATCCGTCTattcttttatttgtattttttttttttttttttttttttttttaaacgttcGCTTCCTAACTGTGTTTCATGTCGAGGAGGTCCGAAATGTACTCCagttcctttcccttttcctgtTTGGTAATTCATcagaaaagaggaagaaaaaaacaaaaggtgATATAATTAGGGTTGAATAAGCAAACACGAATACGTATTCTCAATCTGCATAGACTTGCAAAAACGCAGGTCCGCTCAGCCGCACCATTGCGAGTTTGTGGCCAGGTCTGTAAATGAGGCCAATTATGGACAGCGCCACTAGGAGGCATATAAAGTATATCTGCGGGGGGGTGAAAGTTAGGCGAGCGTGTGTTGTGCAGGCGACTGTTGTGCTGCGATTATTGTGCTTCCGATTGTTTTGCTGCCGACTGTGGGACGTCCACCTGGGACGGTCATTCCCTCCCCTCATTTTtaccgttttttttaaagactCAATCACATTTTCGCACGGCACTATGTTGTCATCGAATTCGTTGCGGTAGGAGCCTGCccaggtgaaaaaaaaaaaaaaaaaaaaaaatcacacatATAAGGCACCTATGCATGCaagcatgtacatatatgtgcgtgCCGCATAAGTGTGCACTCCTATCAGTACGTTTATTCTTCACGTAGAAGTAGGAGAACGGAACGAGGACGTAGGCTTCGAAAATTAAGACCCAGAAAATGGCTGCATGAGGGGGGAAGGGCCATTTTAATGATCCTAGGAAGGCAAACGTGAGCAGTTCGCCAAAAAGTGCCCCTACTGCTAGTGCTGCCAGGATCGCCAGCGCTGCTAGGGGGGAAGACTTACAGTGGTAGAACTTGGACACGAGCCTTTGGGTTATTTCCAAGTTTGAGATTTCCACGTCCTGAAAGAATGGCCGTAGACAAAGAGGGGGTGAGCAACAAATGTACGAAAGTTGCCCCAAACAGGTGCAAACAAAGTGGCACGCTTTTAGCCTGCCCCTTCTTTTCTCCTTATTTAAGAGGAAGTAGTTACCCCATTAGACACCAGGTATATATCCACTGGTATGAACAAGACGAGGATGAAACTTGTGCTGAGGGACAGAACAAAAGTTGCCGCCGCTAGGAAAGTCGACTCGTCTGCCTTCACGAAATGTCTGTAAAACGCCCCGCATGATGTGAATAttaactgaaaaaaaaaaaaaaaattggctagctgttTGTCCCATTGGGTTGGTAGCGACCATAAGGGGGTCCTCCCCTCCACGGGTTACTAAGCGTTACGCAGACGATTGCAACAAACATAGTTATTCAACTGCGTGAACACGCATGTGTGGGGCTCCTTCAGGTGATTATCCTAACCCCACGTGGAGAAAGGCACAGTTAGCTAACCAAAATTAAAGCGGTCAAAGTGCAGGCGGTAAGCAAATCCATCAGAAGACAACCGTATACtcgtttatttatttatttttttttttcaccacgaTGTGCacaagaaatatttttgcaaccccagtttgttccttcttttcctttttttttctccttttttaaatggcTTCACTGTGGAAGGAAGCTTGCATGGTCAAAAGGTGTGCaatccaaaagggggaaaaaaaaaaaaaaaaaaaaaaatatacatatatatatatatattgccTCTTTGTGATTACCAAAGGGGTGACAATTTTCCCTCACCAActcggattttttttttttttttcatccccttTTGGTATGCTTTTCTTCGGTACGAGCGGAACACTAAAGGTGGGGGCACCCAAAGGAGTGCTTCTTTGGGGGGACTACATTGGGACTACTTTGCATTACCAGCAAAATTGATCATATGTGCTTCCCTCAGTTTAAAGCATCCACaaattttcattcttttgCGTAAAGGGGAAATTGTCCCCACGGAACAGTGCCGTATGGCCCCGCCGAACGTGAAGAAACGGAGAAGAATCGTTGCCGCACACCTTTCGCTCAAAGGAACAGGcgaagacgaaaaaaaaaaaaaaaaaaatcatttggGACATCACCCTGCTGAGCATACTCAAAATGTACGCGTGACTGGGAGAAGCTAAAGGGGGCCCTTCCGCAGAGTCACACCTTTGACACATTACATTGCTGCATCATCGCAAGTAGGAAGCTTTGCTTTGCCATATTAATGTAACACTGCACATGCTTCCTTtatgtgttttctttttacgcCGCGGTGATGAGCATACTTAAGGAGGGGTCGCCCCCTTACATGTTCAGGCAACAAAATGGGCGTTGACCATCACCgcggaagagaaaaaaaaaaaaaaaaaatcccaccCATCTCGCAACGCCAACCCCAGCCACTGGCAACACCACCAACTAGTAGTCTATTTCGAaggatattatttttgtggAGTAGCCCTCGTAGTGGGTGAAGTCATCTCTGCTCATTCTGTTCTCTCCCTTCATGTTGGTGCCCAGGTGATCGTACGACAGCTCATAATTCGACAGgccgctcttttttttgaggcTGTCTGGCTccttgaaaaataaattcgtCCCAATACTCGACGTGTGAATGCCCTTAAATTTGTATTTCCCGTTTATTATGCATTCGGGGCACTCGGCAAATAGGTTACTTATGGAGATGGTGTCGATGTCGAATGGGATGTTATCCACATGGTTCCCGCGCAAGTGCTTCGGGTGATGGGTATCTTGGGTCCCCCCATTCTTTTGCCTCTCATTCTTCTGCCCCTCATTTTTCTGCCCCTCACTGTTCTGCCCCCGCGGCGATGACGCCCCCTCCGTCGCGTCCCCCCGAGCGGAGCTTCCCATTTCCTCCGAGCCATCCCCACTTATGAGGACATCCCCCACAAGTTCCTGTTCCTCATCATTCGTTAAgtcaaaatttattttgttcagaCTCCCCAGTTGGTTGCCCTTCACCGCACCGTTGGGGCTCCCCTTTGAAtgattttccttcttcttcacccccgGTTCATTCTCTATGTAAATTtggtctccttttttttttcgatagATGTTTAGATTTTTCAATTTCCGTTCATCGCTGTTGAGCTGTGGCAGGTTTAGCATCACCAGCGTTTCCTCCACCGTACTGTCTGAGTTGGCATCCTCGTCACTGCGTTGGCTCATTGTGCGGTCCCTCacggaagagggggaaatgaGCGCTTACTAACGAAAGATGGGAAAATCACTTCGCCTTCGcgaaagaggaggaaattCCATGCGCCTTCTcttaagaggaagaaaatcacTTTTCCTTCGCCTGTTCTGCTATCTTCACACCTCCCGCGTGCACCTTCACATTGCGGGGGGTCCCCTAAATGATGGTGACTTCCGTGGAGCGAAACGTACATCCCATCAGTTATGAGGCTTTATTTGTGAGCCAcgttgcatatatatatatatatattttttttttttttttttatacgcaCTAATCTCGATTCCAACGTTCGCATGTAACAGTTTGACCCTCTCCAGCGATGGAGGCaactgctccttttttggagcggccaaaagggggacataCCCCAACATGTAGCCCCCGAAATGGTAATAAAAGAGGCGAATCTTTTCACTTCCCTCCATGAGGGttaactttaaaaaataattgacgCGAAAGAGAGAGACCCGTCGACAATTTCtttggcgcaaaaaaaaaaaggtttccAATATGTTAACGAGTAAAGCACACAGAAAATTTGAAGGggtgtttctcttttttccgtCTCTTTGCAGCCCCCTTTCGTTTCAACTATCATTGTAGGTAAAGGGATCCCTTCGGGGTAAAGATGTGCATGCAGGACGGGggtgcacatatgtatatacacatgcTCGATcgggaaggggggaggacAAAAGTGTTGACGTGatggaaggggaagcgggAAATGTGCCCTCTCTTTGGCAAAATACCAAGCGCTTTATTTATGTAGCCACTCCCCCCGTGTGGTGGGTATGCATTGGAAGCGTCACTCGCAAAAATGTTCACTACGctgttaaaaaagaaaatatattttgccattttaacGAAAGGGAATACCCATGTGCGTGTGTTGGGGGGAGGTAGCCATTTGTAAACACCCCACAAAGTGGTAACCAcggtgcgaaaaaaaaaaaaaaaaaaaaaaaaaaaaaaaatatacatacacatacacatacacatacacatacacatacacatacacatacacatacacatacacatacacatacacatacacatacacatacacatacacatacacatacacatacacatacacatacacatacacatacacatatacttTTTTGGAGGGAATAAAACTGTTTCAAAAGAAAAACCCAACGGAAAAGAGAACCTCCCCCCTTGCGGCGTTTAACGAGTGAGAAAATGTTGCCATTTTGAGGACCACCATTTGTTCTATTCTGCTTAGCGCAAAAAAGATGATAAAACGGACGGGGAAAAGGAGACACCCTCTCTGTGCGATTTTATgtacttctccccctgcgGCGTAGGAAGTGTCCACACCAATGTGTCAGTTGTGTGCAAACTGCTTCGTATACACTCCTTTTTCCTCCGCTAAGGAGAGAATCTCTCGACGTTTCTCAAAAGGGGGTTGTCCTAATTTGTGTCGGAGTGCCACTGGCGAGGAAGCGCGCGGAGCGGATCGTCAaagggaaacgaaaaaagggaaaaacgcgaaaaacgaaaaacagGCACGGAAAGACTGCTTACACAAATAAAACCTCCCACATCGCCATTAAAATGCATTAACCTGCATTAACCTGCAACTAGGGCTAATCCCCACATGGAGTGCATGTGATGCACTGCTTAAACTCGCACGTATGCGCGGGGCTGTGCtaattgggggaaaaacgaaaacagTTGCTACGTTAAAACGGAGATACTCGTTGCAGTTATCGGCCTGATGCGCAGCATGGACTTATGCCCAGGCTGATGAGACGCAACCCCCcgtcaaaaatattttcagttcaaatgtttttctcctttataAGCATTTCCCCAAATGTGCACCaaagtccttttttttttttttttttttttccgcctactttttggctagctcgaaatggtactttttttttttcatttttttttttttttttttcccacactGTTTTGCCAATATGTacaggcgaaaaaaaaggtgatcACATTTTGAAGGATGAAATAAGTTGTGGAGGTCACGTAAGAGGTATATGTATAACCCCCGTGGGTAGAACAAAAGCCTTACTAACATGGCAACACAACCGGAGGAGGCATcatagtaataaaaaaaaaaaaaaaggccgaTGAGAAGAGGCTCACTGGCAACATTAATTCGACGCTATCCCCATATGCGCGTTTCGTTTGCTGTGTCATTTGACCAGTTCTTCACCTTATTTTTGCTACCAAAAGTGGGAGCGTATGACCGACCAACTGGCCAAGCTGCCGTTACCCACTGCCAACCGACCGCTACCAAAACAGGTGATGTACTTGTGTGCAGTTGTTCTGACCAGTTGTAagttcatttaaaaaaaaaaaaaaaaaaaaaattattcattttgaagcCCCCCCCTTCGTGGTGATAACTGCGTTACTAGTTCTCAACTAAACAGAGGAGGtcaaaaaatgatgttcgCTTTTTCGTTGTACATATGTGCCCAGGGAAGTGGTGCATAAGTGCGTCGTATAGATATGTTGGTGACTCCACATTACGTATACGGACGCACAGACGCGCGAAAAAGAATAGCATCCTCCCGAATATGTTCGGAGCAGAAATGTGGACTAGGACCTCGTCGAGGAGCAGCAGCGCGTGGCTCGGCACGCTCACCTTGTTCACGTGAACACATCCAAGCAAGCATGTATAAGCGGCACGTGtaggtataaatatatatatacatatatatatgtttatgtatacgtgcacgcacgtacgtatatGCGCGCATATCTCGCGGAGGCAACAGAAGAACGCGCAAGTGCGATTCAGCAAGCGCCAGCGGATAGGCACACCTATATGCAACAGTATATACAtgcgaataattttttttttttttttttttttttttttttttgctctctaTCCTTTCGGTTGTTTAAGTTGGAACACGCGCCTTTTGCTGCGTTAAGGCATCGAAAAGAgggttaaaaaatgaaaaaaagcaaaataaaaaaaaaaaaaaaaaaagcaaaataatataaaataatataacaataagtaaagcaaaataatcGTTCGTGCTAAACGTTCGTTAAGcaaaaagtagaaaaaaatcaacttTTTTCAAGTTGCATCAGCTGGAAGCCGCCTGGTGCCAGAATTGTTCTGCACCTACTTCCATATGCCCATgttgcatatataaaaatgtacccaCGTATGTGGGCACGGGCACACGCGCCTAACCTGTGCGCAGTCAATCGAAACTGGTGCATGCTTCCTTACAGCTGAGTAGTTGTGACACCCGCGCGCGGCTGCAAGCGGACCTGCTAGATGCAATAGCTTTTCCGCTCCCCAGGGGGTTGCTGCGTTTGTTGGTCATTCTTAAAAAGCTAGGAGCggttatacatatatacctacatgtatatacatatctgtatatatatatgtatatgtatatatatatatatattattttttttttttttttttttttttacaagtgTTGCAATACTTCTGTCGAAAAAGCTTCAGCATATTTCGCCAAAATTTTACGTGTACATCTTCAAATGGCACATACAATTTTgcggttctttttttttcagttacGTATGAATACCTTCATCCGTTCATCCGTTCATCCGTTCATCTGTTCATCTGTTCATCTGTTCATCTGTTCATCTGTTCATCTGTTCATCTGTTCATCTGTTCATCTGTTCATCTGTTCATCTGTTCACCTCTTCACCTCTTCACCTCTTcatctcttcctttttttttttttttttttgccgctaaCCTGTTAGGACTACGCGCCGCGGATGCATAGTGTACTGATTCTACGATCGATATGTATtgatgtaaatttttttttttttttttttaagttttagTAAGGTGTCCTAAAGATATTAAAAAGGTACCCCATTAGTTCATctgttcttttttgtgtgctcTGATGAGTGTATATAGAGTAGAGCAGGGAAGAGCAAACGATGACCGAATCGATTCCCTGGTTGGCAAAATGATTATTCGATCGCTGTATCGATTTTTCACTGGCATAGAACGTTATGGTTAAATAgcgttccctttttttttggctacctgacttttttatctttctcTCCTCTCTACGCACGTTTGTTTTGTGTAGTTATACATGCGCATATGCATGCATCTTGCTTCGCATGCCCGTGTTTGCTTCTCCGCTCCGTTGCTCTTTGTGGCGGCTAGGCATACGGGCGCGTTTCCAGGTCGGCGCGTTCTGGTAGGCGCGTTCCCCCTGCGACGTGATTAGTTCGCCCCTAACAACTCGTCGTTCTGCACGTTTGCCTGGCTGTATTTGTTTCGTTGCGTTTGTCTAGCTGTGTTTGTTTCGTCGCATTTGCGAAGCGGTGTTTGTTTCGTTGCCGTTGCCTAGCTGTATTTGTTTTGCTGCGTTTccttgcttcccttttttgctccccttttcgcctcgtttgtttttgtttgttcTACCCCGTGGCGCACGGCGTGTCCGCCTCCTCCGCGCGGGTCTTGCCAGAGCCCACTTCCAAATAAGAACACGCTCAGCAAAGCAAAAGGGGTGCACCCATATGCGTACGGAACTTCCCCTCTGCATGTGTCTCAGTGTCTGCTTGATTCGCTTACACGCGTCTTCCCTAAGTGATAATACTTTTCAGTTTAAGGGGGCGGTCCGCTTACTTCTTCCTAGTGGCGCATCTTAGGAAGGGTTCCTCATCCCCACCGCAGATTAGCGttaacgaattttttttcgcttacTTTCCTTTGATTACCATTTGAGGGGTCCTCTCCAGCTGTGTCTATCACCCCCAGGGAGGGCACTTCAAACGATTGCATATAGGTCTCTCCCGTAAAGAGAAAACTTCCTAACGGTGCCTGCACTGGTTGGAATAGACGCGGTAGATCTGGCGGTTTCGCGATCCCACCAGGTAACCTCCCTCATCAGATTAGCCGCTCAACCGATTAGCCGCCCAACCGGTTAACCGCTTATCCGCTTATCAGCGCACCTCTGagatgaaggagaagaaggcggAAGAGGCCACCCCGTGCCGCAGGGAGGCGCGGCCAAAGAAGAGCGAGAAGGCGGCGGAGGAAATGAAGGGCGCCACGAAAAGCACGCTGGCGGACAGCGACGAGGACTACTCCATCATCACGCTGTGCACAAAGTGCCTGTCGAAGAAGAcggaggaaaataaaaacaaaattatccTGCACAGTAAGGCGTTCAAGGATAACAAAGGGAAGGGCAGATGTAGCGTCAGCAGCAGTACGGACCCCCTATCTCACCATTTGAATCTCTCCCCCTATTTCGATAGATCCCAAATTGTGCAGGAGGTCATCCTGATGGATAACAACGAGCTGACAGATGTATACGAATTGGACAGGTACAAACTGGGGAAGGGGTCCTACGGAAATGTGGTCAAAgcagttaataaaaaaacggggCAACAAAGAGCAATCAAAAttatagagaaaaaaaaaatacataacgTGGAGAGACTGAAGAGGGAAATTCTAATCATGAAGCAAATGGATCACCCCAACATCATCAAACTGTATGAAGTGTATGAAGACACAGACAAGTTGTATCTGGTCCTGGAGCTGTGCAATGGGGGGGAACTCTTCGATAAAATTGTGAAGCATGGGAGCTTCTCCGAGTATGAGGCGTATAAAATTATGAGGCAAGTTTTCTCCGCCCTGTACTATTGCCatagcaaaaatattatgcacAGAGATTTGAAGCCGGAGAATATTCTCTACGTGGATAATTCGGAGGACTCCCAGATTCAAATTATCGACTGGGGATTTGCCAGCAAGTGTATGAACAATCATAATTTGAAGTCTGTCGTTGGGACGCCTTATTATATCGCTCCGGAGATACTAAGGGGGAAATATGACAAACGGTGTGACATCTGGAGCAGTGGGGTGATCATGTATATCTTACTGTGTGGATACCCCCCctttaatggaaaaaataatgatgaaattttgaagaaggttaaaaaaggggacttCGTTTTTGACTCCAATTACTGGTCCCGGGTGAGTGATGACGCGAAGGATCTCATCTGTGAGTGCCTCAATTACAACTACAAAGAGAGGATAGATGTGGAGGGGGTTCTAAATCACAGATGGTTCAGGAAATTCAAAACGAATAATATTGTCATCAATAAAACGCTCAACAGGGCACTTATCGAAAAGTTTAAAGAATTCCACAAAttgtgtaaaataaaaaagctaGCTGTTACTTGTGTGGCTTATCAGCTAAACGAAAAGGACATTgggaagttgaaaaaaactTTTGAAGCTTTTGACCATAACGGAGATGGAGTGCTGACCATTTCAGAAATATTTCAGTGCTTGAAATTGAATGATAATGAGTTAGACACGGAACTGTATTTTCTTCTGAAGCAACTGGACACAGATGGGAATGGACTCATCGATTATACCGAGTTTTTGGCCGCCTGTTTGGACCACTCCATCTTTCAGCAGGACGTCATTTGCAGAAACGCCTTTAACGTCTTCGACTTGGATGGAGACGGAGTGATCACCAAGGAGGAGCTCTTCAACATCCTCTCCTTCAGCGCTGTGCAGGTCTCCTTCAGCAAGGAAATCATTGAGAACCTCATCAAGGAGGTGGACGCGAACAATGACGGGTTCATCGACTACGACGAGTTTTACAAGATGATGACCGGGGCGAAGTAGGTAGCGCGGCCGCGATGAGACAGCCCCAATTTGGAGCCAATTTTTGGCATGCTGCTTGACAGTGCTGTGATCATGTGGTGGCAGGGCCTGCCGAGAGGGCGCTCCGGCGTC includes:
- a CDS encoding calcium-dependent protein kinase, putative (encoded by transcript PVX_082820A), which encodes MKEKKAEEATPCRREARPKKSEKAAEEMKGATKSTLADSDEDYSIITLCTKCLSKKTEENKNKIILHSKAFKDNKGKGRCSVSSSTDPLSHHLNLSPYFDRSQIVQEVILMDNNELTDVYELDRYKLGKGSYGNVVKAVNKKTGQQRAIKIIEKKKIHNVERLKREILIMKQMDHPNIIKLYEVYEDTDKLYLVLELCNGGELFDKIVKHGSFSEYEAYKIMRQVFSALYYCHSKNIMHRDLKPENILYVDNSEDSQIQIIDWGFASKCMNNHNLKSVVGTPYYIAPEILRGKYDKRCDIWSSGVIMYILLCGYPPFNGKNNDEILKKVKKGDFVFDSNYWSRVSDDAKDLICECLNYNYKERIDVEGVLNHRWFRKFKTNNIVINKTLNRALIEKFKEFHKLCKIKKLAVTCVAYQLNEKDIGKLKKTFEAFDHNGDGVLTISEIFQCLKLNDNELDTELYFLLKQLDTDGNGLIDYTEFLAACLDHSIFQQDVICRNAFNVFDLDGDGVITKEELFNILSFSAVQVSFSKEIIENLIKEVDANNDGFIDYDEFYKMMTGAK
- a CDS encoding hypothetical protein, conserved (encoded by transcript PVX_082825A) — protein: MSQRSDEDANSDSTVEETLVMLNLPQLNSDERKLKNLNIYRKKKGDQIYIENEPGVKKKENHSKGSPNGAVKGNQLGSLNKINFDLTNDEEQELVGDVLISGDGSEEMGSSARGDATEGASSPRGQNSEGQKNEGQKNERQKNGGTQDTHHPKHLRGNHVDNIPFDIDTISISNLFAECPECIINGKYKFKGIHTSSIGTNLFFKEPDSLKKKSGLSNYELSYDHLGTNMKGENRMSRDDFTHYEGYSTKIISFEIDY